One segment of Pseudobythopirellula maris DNA contains the following:
- the lipA gene encoding lipoyl synthase, with protein sequence MPTATPRDSKTTRPRLPEWLRSNLPSGNALAVYNRTNSAVETGALHTVCEEARCPNIHDCWSRGTATFMVAGKSCTRGCRFCSVETLKSPPPPEAEEPERLADAVERMGLKYVVITVVDRDDLSDGGAGHYRACIDAVERRVPGIGIELLGSDLRGDLEALRTLLEGIPLSVFAHNVECVPRIEKQVRDPRASFDQSLAILRESKRLRPDLLTKSSLMVGLGETDEEITEAMRLLRGADVDLLTLGQYLTPGRPNERFLPVDRYVPPTTFDGWADEARAMGFKAVASGPMVRSSFRAGVLVEAARSGRPVEELLAIDNEPKVVTLG encoded by the coding sequence ATGCCTACCGCGACGCCCCGCGACTCGAAGACGACCCGCCCCCGCCTGCCGGAGTGGCTGCGCTCCAACCTGCCGAGCGGTAATGCGCTGGCGGTCTACAACCGCACCAATAGCGCGGTCGAGACGGGCGCCCTCCACACCGTGTGCGAGGAGGCTCGCTGCCCGAACATCCACGACTGCTGGAGCCGCGGCACGGCCACGTTTATGGTCGCCGGCAAGTCGTGCACGCGCGGCTGCCGGTTCTGCAGCGTCGAAACGCTCAAGAGCCCCCCGCCCCCCGAGGCCGAGGAGCCCGAACGGCTGGCCGACGCGGTGGAGCGGATGGGTCTCAAGTATGTCGTCATCACCGTCGTTGACCGCGACGACCTGTCAGACGGCGGCGCCGGGCACTACCGCGCTTGCATCGACGCCGTCGAACGCCGTGTGCCGGGCATCGGCATTGAACTCTTGGGGAGCGACTTGCGGGGCGATCTTGAAGCGCTCCGCACGCTCCTCGAAGGGATCCCCCTCTCGGTGTTCGCCCACAACGTGGAGTGCGTGCCGAGGATCGAAAAGCAGGTGCGCGATCCACGGGCTTCGTTCGATCAAAGCCTCGCCATATTGCGAGAGTCGAAGCGGCTCAGGCCCGACCTGCTCACCAAAAGCAGCCTGATGGTCGGCCTCGGAGAGACGGACGAAGAGATTACTGAAGCGATGCGGCTCTTACGCGGCGCCGACGTCGACCTCCTCACGCTAGGGCAATACCTCACACCCGGCCGCCCCAACGAGCGGTTCTTGCCCGTTGATCGCTATGTGCCGCCCACCACGTTCGACGGCTGGGCCGATGAGGCCCGCGCTATGGGCTTCAAGGCGGTCGCCTCGGGCCCGATGGTCCGCAGCTCGTTCCGCGCCGGCGTGCTGGTCGAGGCGGCCCGCTCCGGTCGCCCGGTCGAGGAGCTGCTCGCCATCGACAACGAGCCGAAAGTCGTGACGCTCGGATGA
- a CDS encoding hydantoinase/oxoprolinase family protein — MSAAWLGVDVGGANLKVATADGFARSEPFDLWRRHKRLGRRLAELFAEAPTHDGYAVAMTGELADCYATKAEGVRHIVAAVVEAAGGRPVRFYGADSGWRDADAAIQATRLIAAANWRALADFAAPFVGQRPGLVIDIGSTTTDIVPVVAGKAAPAGLSDTERLLAGELVYTGVARTPLCAVTPTLPYRGAECPVAAEWFATTADAWTLLAESNAADGEKPAAISRLARCVCADTEEFGAADARAAAMRVTERQTDQVAEAIESVASRLTEAPRVAVLSGDGAFLAERACRAAGFGDETECVRLAERFGKNAARCAPAFALAQLASESASL; from the coding sequence ATGAGCGCCGCCTGGCTTGGCGTCGACGTCGGCGGGGCGAACCTCAAGGTCGCGACGGCCGACGGCTTCGCCCGCAGCGAGCCCTTCGACCTCTGGCGCCGACACAAGCGGCTCGGCCGGCGACTCGCCGAACTCTTTGCCGAGGCCCCGACGCACGACGGTTACGCCGTGGCGATGACCGGCGAGCTGGCCGACTGCTACGCGACCAAGGCCGAGGGGGTACGCCACATAGTCGCCGCCGTGGTGGAGGCTGCGGGGGGCCGGCCGGTGCGGTTCTACGGCGCCGACAGCGGCTGGCGCGACGCCGACGCAGCCATTCAAGCGACCCGGCTCATCGCGGCCGCCAACTGGCGGGCGTTGGCCGATTTCGCCGCCCCGTTTGTGGGCCAGCGACCGGGGTTGGTGATCGACATCGGCTCGACGACGACCGACATCGTGCCGGTCGTCGCCGGCAAGGCGGCGCCCGCAGGGCTGAGCGACACCGAGCGGCTGTTGGCCGGCGAACTCGTCTACACGGGCGTCGCTCGCACGCCCCTGTGCGCCGTGACGCCCACGCTGCCGTACCGCGGCGCCGAGTGCCCCGTAGCGGCCGAGTGGTTCGCCACGACAGCCGACGCCTGGACGCTGCTTGCCGAGAGCAACGCGGCCGACGGCGAGAAGCCCGCGGCGATCTCGCGGCTCGCCCGCTGCGTTTGCGCCGATACGGAGGAGTTCGGCGCAGCCGACGCCAGAGCCGCCGCTATGCGAGTGACGGAGCGTCAAACCGATCAGGTCGCCGAGGCGATTGAGAGCGTGGCGTCGCGGCTCACCGAGGCGCCACGCGTCGCGGTGCTCTCGGGCGATGGCGCCTTCCTGGCCGAGCGTGCTTGCCGCGCGGCTGGCTTCGGCGACGAGACCGAGTGCGTGCGGCTCGCCGAACGCTTCGGCAAGAACGCGGCCCGCTGCGCCCCGGCGTTCGCTCTCGCCCAGCTGGCCAGCGAGTCGGCGTCGCTGTAG
- a CDS encoding M16 family metallopeptidase translates to MDFRRHTLANGLEVVAECTDDAHSLAAGVFVRAGSRDETDEVAGVSHFLEHMAFKGTPRRSADDVNREFDEIGAHYNAYTSEENTVYYASILPEHQGEAVDLLTDIARPSLRSEDFEMEKNVILEEIEMYMDQPPYGMDDRVKELAFAGHPISRSVLGTAETIRALTPDQMRGYFERRYSPTNLVLAATGKVDFDALVEQAERQCGGWEKVDAPRRTEGAATHARFESVVKSAATQQYALLLGGAPAGDAADRYAAKLLATIVGDDSGSRMYWDLVDPGLAESCSLGHYDYQGLGMNFTWLGCEPEDLEENLARVRAIFETVDADSVSDDELELAKTKVKSRVVLSSERPRSRLFNVGGGWLMRGDYLSTQDDLEGVDRVTQADIRRVLDAFPLSRHATVTVGPREIAAP, encoded by the coding sequence TTGGATTTCCGCCGCCACACGCTCGCCAACGGCCTTGAAGTGGTCGCCGAATGCACCGACGACGCCCACTCGCTGGCCGCCGGTGTGTTCGTGCGCGCCGGCTCACGCGACGAGACCGATGAGGTGGCCGGCGTGAGCCACTTCCTCGAGCACATGGCGTTCAAGGGAACCCCACGCCGCTCGGCCGACGACGTGAACCGCGAGTTCGACGAGATCGGCGCCCACTACAACGCCTACACGAGCGAGGAGAACACGGTCTATTACGCCTCGATCTTGCCGGAGCATCAGGGCGAAGCGGTCGACCTGCTCACCGACATCGCGCGGCCGAGCTTGCGCAGCGAAGACTTCGAGATGGAGAAGAATGTCATCCTCGAAGAGATCGAGATGTACATGGACCAGCCCCCTTACGGCATGGACGACCGCGTGAAGGAGCTGGCGTTCGCCGGTCACCCGATCTCGCGCAGCGTGCTCGGCACGGCCGAGACGATCCGGGCGCTCACGCCCGACCAGATGCGCGGCTACTTCGAGCGGCGTTACAGCCCGACGAACCTGGTGCTGGCCGCCACGGGCAAGGTCGACTTCGACGCCCTCGTCGAGCAGGCCGAGCGGCAGTGCGGCGGGTGGGAGAAAGTCGACGCCCCGCGCCGCACCGAAGGCGCCGCAACGCACGCCCGCTTCGAGTCGGTCGTCAAATCGGCTGCCACGCAGCAGTACGCCCTGCTCTTGGGCGGCGCCCCGGCGGGCGACGCCGCCGACCGCTACGCCGCCAAGCTGCTCGCGACGATCGTCGGCGACGACTCCGGCAGCCGCATGTACTGGGACCTCGTCGACCCGGGCCTCGCCGAGTCGTGCAGCCTGGGGCACTACGACTACCAGGGTCTCGGCATGAATTTCACCTGGCTCGGCTGCGAGCCGGAGGACCTCGAGGAGAACCTCGCCCGCGTGCGGGCGATCTTCGAGACGGTCGACGCGGACAGCGTCAGCGACGATGAACTGGAGCTGGCCAAGACCAAGGTCAAATCGCGGGTGGTGCTCAGCAGCGAGCGGCCGCGGAGCCGGCTATTCAACGTCGGAGGCGGCTGGCTGATGCGTGGCGACTACCTGTCGACCCAAGACGACCTGGAGGGGGTCGACCGGGTGACCCAGGCCGACATCCGCCGCGTGCTCGACGCCTTCCCGCTCTCCCGTCACGCCACGGTGACCGTCGGACCACGCGAGATCGCCGCTCCGTAG
- a CDS encoding CbiX/SirB N-terminal domain-containing protein, whose protein sequence is MFSTRTLKQTLSEMDDVCVEKLGVVVVDHGSRRAESNALLLDVAKLFGRVSEMKVIEPAHMELAEPTIAQAFTRCVQRGAELVVVFPYFLSPGRHWSQDIPALAAEAAAAHPGVRYLVTAPLGLHELLAQVMGERIAHCLAQANGAAEPCDLCREAGGCTLHLG, encoded by the coding sequence ATGTTTTCGACACGCACCCTCAAGCAAACGCTGTCGGAGATGGACGATGTTTGTGTTGAGAAGCTAGGCGTTGTCGTCGTCGACCACGGCTCGCGACGCGCCGAGAGCAACGCGTTGCTGCTCGATGTCGCGAAGCTCTTCGGGCGGGTCTCCGAGATGAAGGTTATCGAGCCGGCGCACATGGAGCTGGCCGAGCCCACGATCGCCCAGGCGTTCACGCGCTGCGTGCAGCGCGGCGCCGAGCTGGTGGTGGTGTTCCCTTATTTCTTGTCGCCCGGCCGGCACTGGAGCCAGGACATCCCCGCCCTGGCCGCCGAGGCGGCCGCCGCTCACCCCGGCGTGCGCTATCTGGTCACGGCGCCCCTTGGGCTGCACGAGCTGCTGGCCCAGGTGATGGGCGAGCGCATCGCCCACTGCTTGGCCCAAGCCAACGGCGCCGCCGAGCCGTGCGACCTCTGCCGCGAAGCGGGCGGCTGCACGCTGCACCTGGGGTAG
- a CDS encoding PEP-CTERM sorting domain-containing protein (PEP-CTERM proteins occur, often in large numbers, in the proteomes of bacteria that also encode an exosortase, a predicted intramembrane cysteine proteinase. The presence of a PEP-CTERM domain at a protein's C-terminus predicts cleavage within the sorting domain, followed by covalent anchoring to some some component of the (usually Gram-negative) cell surface. Many PEP-CTERM proteins exhibit an unusual sequence composition that includes large numbers of potential glycosylation sites. Expression of one such protein has been shown restore the ability of a bacterium to form floc, a type of biofilm.), whose product MISRFAVTAGLAACLTLCMSASAAQINIILNDVDLQYGQNGTTGRIDDVEFTSPGGGNLDPQEADPLEAVTYELGGQHVLSQVKVLGADPDPLVISDDTRQWIDVNIAQILPPSFPLNSYETGVGNSGGGFGVDLFTSDGYSLRLGIDTIDMIATPGVWFWTATATLLSQDLPGNLMFVDDQITLSYTATLPALPLGSTTTDFIGGSGAMTISGEGVIVPEPGTVLLSFLALTGSAMVTLRRRWG is encoded by the coding sequence ATGATCTCTCGATTCGCAGTGACCGCCGGACTGGCCGCTTGCCTGACGCTTTGCATGTCGGCCTCGGCTGCACAGATCAATATCATCCTGAACGACGTCGACCTGCAGTACGGTCAGAACGGCACGACCGGCCGGATCGACGACGTCGAATTCACGAGCCCGGGTGGCGGCAATCTCGACCCGCAGGAAGCCGACCCGCTCGAGGCTGTCACTTACGAGCTTGGCGGTCAGCACGTGTTGTCTCAGGTGAAGGTCCTTGGCGCCGATCCCGATCCGCTCGTCATCAGTGATGACACCCGGCAATGGATCGACGTGAACATCGCCCAGATCCTTCCGCCGTCGTTCCCGCTGAACTCCTACGAGACCGGGGTCGGCAACTCGGGTGGTGGGTTCGGCGTCGACCTGTTCACCTCGGACGGCTACAGCCTCCGCCTTGGCATCGATACGATCGACATGATCGCGACGCCGGGCGTTTGGTTCTGGACCGCCACGGCCACGTTGCTGAGCCAAGACCTGCCCGGCAATCTGATGTTCGTCGACGACCAGATTACGCTCTCGTACACGGCCACCCTGCCGGCGCTTCCCCTCGGGTCAACGACCACCGATTTCATCGGCGGCTCCGGCGCCATGACCATTTCGGGAGAGGGCGTGATTGTCCCGGAGCCTGGTACCGTGCTGCTTAGCTTCCTGGCCCTGACGGGCTCGGCGATGGTGACTCTGCGTCGCCGCTGGGGCTGA
- a CDS encoding S1C family serine protease, translated as MRTISLALLLLLLGFSPAAADSSAGRIAPNPYRAAIDHAQRRVVKLFGSGGLRGMEAYQTGVVIGGEGLVLTVNSPVLESGGATAVDSFGRRFTCRVVATDPILEIALLEVDAFTAPAEPLANYKLDPSAPLPEPGRRVLAVSNAFGIATGAEAASVQRGVAAAVARLNASRSSHLARHTGEVIVLDAVTSNPGAAGGAVVGLDGELLGLIGKEAQSNVTGAWFNYAIPTATLATATERLLQGASQASDPQTAIGPALPDLGLTLIPEITPRAPAYVDHVEPDSAAHRSGLQADDLLLMVGDHTVATVDEARRRIAATSDEEIELTIQRGSELVVLRLGVPATAPEATP; from the coding sequence GTGAGAACCATCAGCCTCGCACTCCTACTCTTGCTCTTGGGGTTTTCTCCAGCAGCAGCCGATTCGTCGGCCGGAAGGATCGCTCCCAATCCGTATCGCGCGGCGATCGACCACGCCCAGCGGCGGGTCGTCAAACTCTTCGGCTCGGGCGGCCTGCGCGGCATGGAGGCGTACCAGACCGGCGTTGTGATCGGCGGCGAGGGTCTTGTGCTCACGGTCAACAGCCCGGTGCTCGAATCGGGCGGCGCCACGGCGGTCGACTCTTTCGGCCGGCGTTTCACTTGCCGAGTCGTCGCGACCGATCCGATCCTCGAGATAGCGCTGCTGGAGGTCGACGCCTTCACCGCCCCCGCCGAGCCGCTCGCCAATTACAAGCTCGACCCGTCGGCGCCACTCCCCGAACCGGGCCGACGCGTCTTGGCGGTCAGCAACGCGTTTGGCATCGCCACCGGCGCCGAGGCGGCGAGTGTGCAGCGCGGCGTGGCGGCGGCTGTCGCGAGGCTGAACGCGTCGCGTAGTTCGCACCTCGCGCGGCACACCGGCGAGGTGATCGTCCTCGACGCGGTGACAAGCAACCCGGGGGCCGCCGGCGGAGCGGTAGTTGGCTTGGACGGCGAGCTGCTGGGGCTCATCGGCAAAGAGGCCCAGAGCAACGTGACCGGGGCGTGGTTCAATTACGCGATCCCCACCGCCACCCTCGCCACCGCGACCGAGCGACTGCTGCAAGGCGCGAGCCAGGCGTCTGATCCTCAGACAGCCATCGGACCCGCGCTCCCCGATCTCGGCTTAACGCTCATCCCCGAGATCACCCCGCGAGCGCCCGCATACGTCGATCACGTTGAGCCCGACTCGGCGGCTCACAGGTCGGGGCTGCAAGCAGACGACCTGCTGCTGATGGTAGGGGACCACACGGTCGCCACGGTGGACGAAGCCCGACGACGCATCGCCGCCACGTCCGACGAAGAGATCGAGCTGACCATCCAGCGGGGCAGCGAACTGGTTGTTCTGCGTCTGGGAGTCCCCGCCACCGCACCGGAGGCAACGCCGTGA
- a CDS encoding S1C family serine protease: MSTREKSNDRWRRFAGALSAGACVSLAASALASEPSRVATPPASNLPAAVLEAEASRVEVVERVSHSTLAIFDLKGESGGSGVVISDDGYALTNFHVVAPCGPVMHCGTDDGRLHTAVLVGLDPTGDLALIKLLGEGPFRAAAIGDSDRVEVGDEALVVGNPFLLADDFRPSVSFGVVSGVGRYQYPSGSLLEYADCLQTDAAINPGNSGGPLFDAAGRLIGINGRGSFEKRGRVNVGVGYAVSINQAMRFLPQLKAGRIVDHASLGAAARTIGQGPHGGAAVVIDAIESGSNAERRGLRYGDEILRLGDRDTPSANALQNALGVLPARWPVLVELRRGESRLALEVRLAERHAPGELREAVEQQLAALPERGAEPAGIADWRPHYEAREGFANHHFNRLASSTLMERCAALGASAPGPLSITATDGRGDEVTVALLESKATWRSPLGRYFVRTDEPLRGELALAPPGSGGLLAGLSALGRLLAEGLAGFDESHYHGALPFRAGETPLDVIVTNHRGVRCEFYFESLREGATRIVGLRSEVDGAGDGCRVALEDWRTDSATGRLLPHRLTADAGAVRFAELEVDAYSATEGNER, from the coding sequence TTGAGCACTCGAGAGAAATCGAACGACCGCTGGCGGCGTTTTGCTGGGGCGCTGAGCGCAGGGGCATGCGTGTCGCTCGCGGCATCGGCACTGGCCAGCGAACCATCGCGCGTCGCGACTCCCCCAGCGTCGAATCTTCCAGCCGCGGTGCTCGAGGCCGAGGCCAGCCGCGTTGAGGTCGTCGAGCGCGTCTCGCATAGCACGCTCGCTATCTTCGACTTGAAGGGCGAGAGCGGCGGCTCGGGCGTGGTGATCTCGGACGACGGCTACGCGCTCACGAATTTCCACGTCGTCGCCCCCTGCGGGCCGGTGATGCATTGCGGCACGGACGACGGCCGGCTGCACACCGCGGTCTTGGTCGGCCTTGACCCGACAGGCGACCTGGCTCTGATCAAGCTGCTTGGCGAAGGCCCTTTCCGAGCGGCCGCGATCGGCGACAGCGACCGTGTGGAGGTGGGCGACGAGGCGTTGGTCGTCGGCAACCCCTTCTTGCTGGCAGACGACTTTCGGCCGAGCGTCTCTTTTGGCGTCGTCTCGGGCGTGGGTCGCTACCAGTACCCCTCCGGCTCGCTGCTAGAGTACGCCGACTGCCTGCAAACGGATGCGGCGATCAACCCCGGCAACTCGGGGGGACCGCTGTTCGACGCCGCAGGGCGGCTGATTGGGATCAACGGCCGCGGTTCTTTCGAGAAACGGGGCCGGGTCAACGTGGGTGTGGGCTACGCCGTGTCGATCAACCAGGCGATGCGGTTCCTGCCACAACTCAAGGCGGGTCGGATCGTCGACCACGCCTCGCTCGGCGCAGCCGCGCGGACGATCGGCCAAGGCCCGCACGGCGGCGCCGCCGTGGTGATCGACGCCATCGAGAGCGGTTCGAACGCCGAGAGGCGAGGCTTGCGGTACGGCGATGAAATATTACGGCTCGGCGACCGCGACACGCCCTCGGCCAACGCGTTGCAGAACGCCCTGGGCGTGCTGCCCGCTCGCTGGCCGGTGCTGGTCGAACTGCGTCGCGGCGAGAGCCGGCTCGCCCTCGAAGTCCGCTTGGCCGAGCGTCACGCTCCCGGCGAGCTGCGAGAAGCGGTCGAGCAGCAGCTCGCTGCGCTCCCCGAACGCGGCGCCGAGCCGGCGGGCATCGCCGATTGGCGACCTCACTACGAGGCCCGCGAAGGTTTTGCGAACCATCACTTCAATCGCTTGGCCAGCAGCACTCTGATGGAGCGCTGCGCAGCGCTGGGGGCTTCCGCCCCTGGACCGCTGTCGATCACCGCGACCGATGGTCGTGGCGACGAGGTGACGGTCGCGTTGCTCGAATCCAAGGCGACTTGGAGATCGCCATTGGGCCGCTACTTCGTCCGCACCGATGAGCCGCTGCGCGGGGAGCTGGCGCTGGCGCCCCCCGGGTCGGGCGGACTGCTCGCCGGGCTCTCGGCCCTGGGGCGGTTGCTCGCCGAGGGTCTCGCCGGCTTCGACGAGTCCCATTATCACGGCGCCCTCCCCTTCCGCGCCGGTGAAACGCCGCTCGACGTGATCGTCACCAATCACCGCGGCGTGCGTTGCGAATTCTATTTTGAATCGCTCCGCGAAGGCGCGACGCGCATCGTTGGCCTTCGCAGCGAGGTCGACGGCGCCGGCGACGGTTGCCGTGTGGCGCTCGAAGATTGGCGGACCGATTCAGCCACCGGCCGCTTGCTGCCGCACCGCCTCACGGCCGACGCCGGCGCCGTGCGGTTTGCGGAGCTCGAAGTCGACGCGTACTCCGCCACGGAAGGGAACGAACGCTAG
- a CDS encoding S1C family serine protease — MNPFANTRRLAAWAAWAALVLVARNGTGGGLPELEEEAFRAAAARVASCVVRVEHVGIAGGAASDALTPHGGPLTGLLLSENGWVLTTSYGLGELARRADQDDRSPAATLITLPDGARLPARLVAIDHHRAIALLKAEGATPNHGFVPANNGVPGQWAVAVGRVWSVDRLSLSVGVVSAVGRMEGVALQTDAAVSPANYGGPLLDVRGGVLGLVTPLPGPGGDGGVGWHDSGIGFAVAWDQIETRLPALQQGRDLHAGWVGVRLPKGSPYATPPTIEGLHAKSPLKQAGAEPGDAIVEVQDAPVASVRDYRRQVGEFDAGQQLRLTLEKKKGGERAVIEITLARRPVDQQSRRAAASLDREGEISPSGDAESPSPSPSGPGS, encoded by the coding sequence GTGAATCCTTTCGCGAACACGCGCCGGTTGGCGGCTTGGGCGGCCTGGGCGGCGTTGGTGCTGGTCGCCCGCAACGGGACCGGTGGGGGTTTGCCCGAGCTCGAAGAAGAGGCTTTCCGCGCCGCGGCCGCGCGTGTGGCGAGTTGTGTCGTTCGGGTCGAGCATGTCGGCATAGCCGGCGGCGCCGCCAGCGACGCGCTCACCCCGCACGGCGGGCCGCTCACCGGACTGCTGCTCTCCGAAAACGGGTGGGTGCTCACCACTTCATACGGCCTGGGAGAGCTCGCTCGGCGAGCCGATCAAGACGACCGGTCGCCGGCCGCTACGCTGATCACCCTGCCTGATGGCGCGCGGCTGCCCGCCCGCCTCGTGGCGATCGATCACCATCGCGCGATCGCCTTGCTCAAGGCCGAGGGGGCGACCCCCAACCATGGCTTCGTCCCCGCGAATAACGGGGTCCCCGGCCAGTGGGCCGTGGCGGTCGGACGGGTGTGGAGTGTCGATCGGCTGAGTCTGTCGGTCGGGGTCGTCAGCGCCGTCGGCCGCATGGAGGGCGTCGCCCTGCAGACCGACGCCGCGGTCTCGCCCGCCAACTACGGCGGGCCGCTGCTCGATGTGCGTGGCGGGGTTCTGGGGCTGGTGACCCCGTTGCCCGGTCCCGGGGGCGACGGGGGCGTGGGGTGGCACGACTCGGGCATCGGCTTCGCCGTGGCGTGGGACCAAATCGAGACACGGCTGCCAGCCCTGCAGCAAGGCCGCGACTTGCACGCCGGCTGGGTCGGCGTTCGTTTGCCGAAGGGATCGCCCTACGCCACGCCGCCAACCATCGAGGGGCTGCACGCCAAAAGCCCGCTCAAGCAGGCGGGCGCCGAACCGGGCGACGCGATCGTCGAGGTCCAAGACGCGCCGGTCGCCTCGGTGCGCGACTACCGGCGGCAAGTCGGCGAGTTTGACGCCGGTCAGCAGCTCCGGCTGACACTAGAAAAGAAAAAAGGCGGCGAGCGAGCCGTGATCGAAATCACGCTCGCCCGCCGCCCTGTGGATCAGCAGTCCCGCCGTGCGGCCGCTTCTCTCGACCGCGAGGGCGAGATCAGCCCCAGCGGCGACGCAGAGTCACCATCGCCGAGCCCGTCAGGGCCAGGAAGCTAA
- the cysK gene encoding cysteine synthase A, translated as MPRNRSYDNAAQCIGDTPMIKINRLVPEGHATVFAKCEFFQPLNSVKDRIGAAMIEAGEKAGKITADTRIVEPTSGNTGIALAFVCAAKGYKLTLTMPESMSLERRALLRAMGAELVLTPAAEGMKGAIGKATELSNEPNSWMPQQFENPANPAIHEATTGPEIWEDSGHDIDVIVAGVGTGGTITGSARYLKKQNADFKAIAVEPVDSPVIGGGSPGPHKIQGIGAGFIPGNLDMSLVDEVVTVSNEEAFQWARRLAKEEGIMAGISSGANMCAAAKVAARPEMKGKRIVTIMCSLGERYLSTPLFEGLTG; from the coding sequence ATGCCGCGTAACCGGAGCTACGACAACGCCGCCCAGTGCATCGGCGACACGCCGATGATCAAGATCAACCGTCTTGTGCCGGAGGGGCACGCCACGGTGTTCGCCAAGTGCGAGTTCTTTCAGCCGCTCAACAGCGTCAAAGACCGCATCGGCGCCGCGATGATCGAGGCCGGTGAGAAGGCTGGCAAGATCACCGCTGACACGCGCATCGTCGAGCCCACGAGCGGCAACACCGGCATCGCGCTCGCCTTCGTCTGTGCGGCCAAGGGCTACAAGCTCACGCTCACCATGCCGGAGTCGATGTCGCTCGAACGCCGTGCGCTGCTGCGGGCGATGGGCGCCGAGTTGGTGCTCACCCCGGCGGCCGAGGGGATGAAGGGCGCCATCGGCAAGGCGACCGAGCTCTCCAACGAGCCGAACAGCTGGATGCCGCAGCAGTTCGAGAACCCGGCGAACCCCGCGATCCACGAGGCGACGACCGGGCCGGAGATCTGGGAAGACTCGGGCCACGACATCGACGTGATCGTTGCGGGTGTCGGCACCGGCGGCACGATCACCGGCTCCGCCCGTTACCTCAAGAAGCAGAACGCCGACTTCAAGGCGATCGCCGTCGAGCCGGTCGATTCGCCCGTGATCGGCGGCGGCTCGCCGGGGCCTCACAAGATCCAGGGCATCGGCGCCGGCTTCATCCCGGGCAACCTCGACATGTCGCTGGTGGACGAGGTCGTCACGGTGAGCAACGAGGAGGCGTTCCAGTGGGCCCGCCGCTTGGCGAAGGAAGAGGGCATCATGGCCGGCATCTCGAGCGGCGCCAACATGTGCGCCGCCGCCAAAGTGGCCGCCCGCCCCGAGATGAAGGGCAAGCGGATCGTCACGATCATGTGCTCGCTCGGCGAACGCTACCTGTCGACCCCGCTTTTTGAGGGGCTCACGGGCTGA